In a genomic window of Magnolia sinica isolate HGM2019 chromosome 16, MsV1, whole genome shotgun sequence:
- the LOC131229131 gene encoding pentatricopeptide repeat-containing protein At4g32450, mitochondrial-like, producing MYRKRAALLTAKSIAAFSQVSPSPFFHHPRRLISSKNYLDSIKTLALVRHISTAAERTDFQIDPHVTKENHRLESQHSPNGFQVENPIDSPRNGFQQNLDGFYRENPRQLEFQQNPNWFYRGNPRQHEFQQYPNGVYGENPRQPEFQQSSNGFYEENPRQPKLQQNPNGFYRENPGQQAFQQKPNGFYRENPGQQEFQQNPNGFYAERPEFQPRENIIYKENPRQEFRQNPNGIYGEIPRQEFPQNPQNPCGLYGPTLVNTPQARSYGCYGENQGEFQQNTNGYYGDSPRDFHQNPDGYCRENPRANFQQSPRRVYCGNPRENQQSSNGFYEPKPAEFQQNSNGFYEPKPAEFQQNSNGFYEPKPAEFQQSSNGFYEPKPAKFQHNPNGNWRESPIEFQQNRNGFQREMGGSLVAGDGRPDKKAVETDGSNGFKGTVNELDDFCKEGKVKEAVEVLGLLEQQGTFVDLPTYMHLLETCGDAKSLEQAKIVHDHISRSMVQVELWVYNKILEMYSKCGSMDDAYHLFEKMPERNFTSWDTMITGLANNGLGEDAIDMFSRFKQAGQRPDGRMFLGVFSACSVLHAIDEGMLHFESMSKDYGIVPAMEHYVGVVDMLGKAGYLDEAMEFIEKMPVEPSVDVWETLMNLSRVHGNMELGDLCAQLVENLDSSRLTEQSKAGLLPVKASDLAKEKEKKKLSAQKLLEVRSRVHEYRAGDTSHPEKDKIYEQLRGLSGQMRESGYVPDTRFVLHDIDQEAKEEALLYHSERLAIAYGLISSPTRSPIRIIKNLRICGDCHNALKIISKIVGRELIVRDAKRFHHFKDGLCSCRDYW from the coding sequence ATGTACAGAAAGAGGGCCGCCCTTCTTACCGCCAAATCGATTGCAGCTTTCTCTCAGGTAAGCCCTTCTCCATTCTTCCATCATCCTAGACGTCTGATCTCTTCAAAGAACTATCTAGATTCTATTAAAACCCTAGCTTTAGTCAGACACATTAGCACTGCTGCTGaaagaacagattttcaaatAGATCCTCACGTTACAAAAGAAAACCATAGATTAGAATCCCAACACAGCCCAAACGGGTTTCAAGTAGAAAATCCCATAGATTCCCCTAGAAATGGATTTCAGCAGAACCTCGATGGTTTTTACAGAGAAAACCCTAGGCAGCTAGAATTTCAGCAGAATCCTAATTGGTTTTACAGAGGAAACCCTAGGCAACATGAATTTCAGCAGTACCCAAATGGGGTTTACGGAGAAAACCCTAGGCAGCCAGAATTTCAGCAGAGTTCCAATGGGTTTTACGAAGAAAACCCTAGACAACCAAAACTTCAGCAGAACCCAAATGGATTTTACAGAGAAAACCCTGGGCAGCAAGCATTTCAGCAGAAGCCAAATGGGTTTTACAGAGAAAACCCTGGACAGCAAGAATTTCAGCAGAACCCAAATGGGTTTTATGCTGAAAGACCAGAATTTCAACCAAGAGAAAATATTATTTACAAGGAAAATCCTAGGCAAGAATTTCGGCAAAACCCGAATGGGATTTATGGAGAAATTCCAAGGCAAGAATTTCCGCAGAATCCGCAGAACCCCTGTGGACTTTATGGACCGACTCTTGTAAATACTCCACAAGCCCGTTCATATGGGTGTTATGGAGAAAACCAAGGAGAGTTTCAGCAAAATACAAATGGGTATTATGGAGATAGCCCTAGGGATTTTCACCAAAATCCAGATGGGTACTGCAGAGAAAACCCTAGAGCAAATTTCCAGCAGAGTCCACGTAGGGTTTATTGCGGAAATCCCAGGGAAAATCAGCAGAGTTCAAATGGGTTTTATGAACCGAAGCCTGCAGAGTTTCAGCAGAATTCAAATGGGTTTTATGAACCGAAGCCTGCAGAGTTTCAACAGAATTCAAATGGGTTTTATGAACCGAAGCCTGCTGAGTTTCAGCAGAGTTCAAATGGGTTTTATGAACCGAAGCCTGCAAAGTTTCAGCATAACCCAAATGGGAATTGGAGGGAGAGTCCGATAGAATTTCAGCAAAACCGAAATGGATTTCAGAGAGAAATGGGTGGGTCTCTTGTGGCAGGTGATGGCAGACCTGATAAAAAAGCAGTTGAAACGGATGGAAGTAATGGGTTTAAGGGCACGGTCAATGAACTGGATGATTTTTGCAAGGAGGGTAAAGTGAAGGAAGCTGTGGAAGTTTTGGGTTTGCTAGAGCAACAAGGCACTTTTGTGGATTTGCCGACATATATGCATTTATTAGAGACGTGCGGTGATGCTAAATCTCTAGAACAAGCGAAGATTGTCCATGACCACATCTCAAGATCTATGGTTCAAGTTGAACTCTGGGTTTATAACAAGATCTTAGAGATGTACTCCAAATGCGGTTCGATGGATGACGCTTACCATCTCTTCGAGAAAATGCCTGAGCGGAACTTCACCTCTTGGGACACTATGATAACGGGACTTGCAAACAATGGTCTTGGTGAGGATGCCATTGATATGTTCAGCCGGTTCAAGCAGGCAGGTCAGAGGCCAGACGGGCGTATGTTTCTTGGGGTCTTTTCTGCATGTAGTGTTCTGCATGCAATCGATGAGGGAATGCTGCATTTTGAATCAATGAGCAAGGACTATGGTATTGTCCCTGCCATGGAGCATTATGTGGGTGTTGTAGATATGCTTGGGAAAGCGGGTTATTTGGATGAAGCCATGGAATTCATCGAAAAGATGCCTGTTGAACCAAGTGTGGATGTTTGGGAAACTTTGATGAACCTTAGTAGGGTCCATGGAAACATGGAACTTGGTGATCTCTGTGCTCAGCTTGTTGAGAACCTGGACTCCTCCAGGCTAACAGAACAATCAAAGGCAGGTCTTTTGCCCGTTAAAGCTTCTGATCTGgcaaaggagaaagagaagaagaaattgtCGGCGCAAAAACTTCTAGAGGTCAGAAGTAGGGTGCATGAGTATAGGGCAGGAGACACGTCCCACCCTGAAAAAGACAAGATTTATGAACAGTTGAGGGGCCTGAGTGGTCAAATGAGGGAGTCAGGATATGTGCCAGATACAAGATTTGTCTTGCATGACATAGACCAAGAAGCGAAGGAGGAAGCTTTGCTCTATCACAGTGAGAGGCTGGCTATTGCCTATGGCCTCATCAGCAGTCCGACTCGTTCTCCGATTCGGATAATTAAGAATCTTCGTATTTGCGGTGATTGCCACAATGCATTGAAGATAATATCAAAGATTGTTGGTCGGGAACTCATCGTGCGAGATGCAAAGCGGTTTCACCATTTCAAGGATGGGCTGTGTTCCTGTAGGGATTACTGGTAG
- the LOC131229014 gene encoding cold-regulated 413 plasma membrane protein 2-like — MGRMEYLALKTDQTSSELIASDLKELGNAVKKLASHATKLGFGTTLLKWVASIAAIYLLILDRTNWRTNMLTSLLVPYIFLSLPSAFFDFLRGDVGKWITFIHVVLRLFFPRHFPDWLDIPGSLILLVVCAPHLFAHTFKDSWMGVVICLVIGCYLLQEHIRASGGFRNSFTLSHGISNTLGIIVLLVYPIWHLVLHFL, encoded by the exons ATGGGGAGAATGGAGTATTTGGCGTTgaagacagaccaaacaagcaGCGAGTTGATCGCATCTGATCTGAAAGAGCTTGGGAATGCTGTGAAGAAGCTCGCCAGTCACGCCACCAAGCTCGGATTCGGCACGACCCTCCTCAAATGGGTGGCATCGATCGCAGCAAT ATATTTGTTGATCTTAGATCGAACGAACTGGAGGACAAACATGCTGACATCACTCTTGGTTCCTTACATTTTCTTGAGTCTTCCTTCGGCATTTTTCGATTTTTTAAG AGGAGATGTTGGGAAATGGATcaccttcatccatgttgtttTACGGCTCTTCTTTCCTCGACATTTCCCAG ACTGGTTAGACATTCCTGGGTCGTTGATTCTTCTGGTGGTTTGTGCTCCTCATCTCTTTGCCCACACGTTCAAGGACAGTTGGATGGGTGTTGTCATATGCCTGGTTATTGGTTGCTACCTCCTCCAAGAGCATATCCGAGCATCAGGTGGATTCCGAAACTCTTTCACTCTGAGCCATGGGATCTCCAACACGCTCGGCATCATTGTTTTGCTGGTCTATCCCATTTGGCACCTGGTACTGCACTTCCTCTAA
- the LOC131229656 gene encoding uncharacterized protein LOC131229656: protein MASASRLLRTCRALQIDPSSSSSPSTTSNNALRFLRRTAKIAAEKRVFADSETKPVVAVKASAVSERAVSERQQTKGGVDLALLAANVAGAALSVFRHALKRKSWQVEAEMFIDRGIINCRFFTLIAVAGSLLGSILCFVEGCFLILESFFEYFQTMAQRTDRGQVVQLLIEALDSFLIGTAMLVFGMGMYAMFVGSKEMKRNKGWLVPESSFFGLFPLKRLPSWVEMESVSQAKSKIGHAVVMLLQAGAVEKFKNAPMANGLDLACFAGAILFSSACIFLLSRLYMK from the exons ATGGCATCAGCGAGTAGATTGCTCCGGACGTGCAGAGCACTGCAGATcgatccatcatcatcatcatctccgtCTACTACTTCTAACAATGCACTGAGGTTTCTTCGACGGACGGCTAAGATCGCTGCGGAGAAGAGGGTCTTTGCAGATAGTGAAACTAAGCCAGTGGTGGCGGTGAAGGCTTCGGCAGTTTCCGAGAGAGCGGTTTCGGAAAGGCAACAGACTAAGGGCGGAGTAGATCTTGCATTGCTTGCGGCGAACGTCGCCGGCGCTGCTCTGAGTGTTTTCAGGCATGCCTTGAAGAGGAAATCTTGGCAGGTTGAGGCGGAGATGTTCATCGATAGA GGAATCATCAACTGCCGGTTCTTCACATTAATCGCAGTTGCGGGATCATTACTTGGCTCGATCTTGTGCTTTGTCGAG GGTTGCTTTCTAATTCTTGAGTCATTCTTTGAGTATTTCCAAACCATGGCACAAAGGACAGATCGAGGGCAGGTGGTCCAGCTACTCATTGAAGCCTTAG ATTCATTTCTTATAGGAACAGCCATGCTTGTTTTTGGGATGGGGATGTATGCTATGTTTGTGGGCTCCAAAGAGATGAAGAGAAATAAGGGATGGCTGGTTCCTGAGTCTAGCTTTTTTGGGCTCTTCCCTCTTAAG AGGCTTCCGTCGTGGGTAGAGATGGAATCCGTGTCGCAGGCGAAATCGAAGATTGGACACGCGGTGGTGATGTTACTTCAGGCGGGAGCGGTGGAGAAGTTCAAGAACGCACCCATGGCGAATGGGTTGGATCTTGCTTGCTTTGCTGGGGCCATTCTATTTTCCTCCGCTTGCATTTTCCTTCTATCAAGACTCTACatgaaatga